A window of the Glaciimonas sp. CA11.2 genome harbors these coding sequences:
- a CDS encoding TMEM175 family protein, with product MGKNRLEAFSDGVIAIIITIMVLEMKVPHGDDLASLRLIYPVFFSYILSFVYTGIYWNNHHHMLHAVQKINGPVLWANLHLLFWLSLIPFATGWMGENHFSEVPTALYGMVLLMAGIAYYILSRSLIKLHGKDSPLSKAIGSDTKGKLSVVGYAIAIPLSFVNRWVALALYVLVAIMWLIPDRRIEKAIEKGM from the coding sequence ATGGGCAAAAATCGCCTGGAAGCATTTAGCGACGGTGTGATCGCCATCATCATCACCATCATGGTGCTTGAGATGAAAGTGCCACACGGTGACGATCTCGCATCACTGCGGCTGATCTACCCGGTCTTCTTCAGTTACATCCTCAGTTTTGTCTACACCGGCATCTATTGGAATAATCACCACCATATGCTGCACGCGGTACAGAAGATCAACGGCCCTGTTCTTTGGGCGAATTTGCATCTTCTGTTCTGGCTCTCGCTCATCCCGTTCGCCACCGGCTGGATGGGCGAAAACCACTTTTCCGAAGTACCAACTGCGCTATATGGCATGGTTTTGTTGATGGCTGGCATTGCTTATTACATCCTCAGTCGTAGTCTGATCAAGCTTCATGGAAAAGATTCGCCGCTATCCAAAGCCATAGGCAGCGACACGAAAGGTAAGCTGTCAGTAGTCGGTTATGCCATCGCCATCCCACTCTCTTTTGTCAATCGATGGGTCGCGCTGGCGTTGTATGTTTTGGTCGCAATCATGTGGTTAATCCCTG
- a CDS encoding bestrophin family protein codes for MIIRDRPSGFRLFLLLRGSVMPRILPSLIVNTLVATAVTLTHGDLFDLKITLTTIPFTLIGLPIAIFLGFRNNAAYDRFWEGRKLWGELVHRSRSFSRQCQSLISYSEPAVASLGLADTRVRMIYRAIAFAHALRHHLRDCNVDTELKSLLLESEWQQIDKSSNKPDFLMMRMGLDLQRCIKEGRIEPCLAGQIDASLSSMTAAAASCERIKSTPIPFSYTLLLHRTAYIYCFLLPFGLVDSIGFMTPFVVAIVAYTFFGLDALGDEIEEPFGMESNDLPLDAICRTIEINLRESLADKNIPPPLEVVNYCLT; via the coding sequence ATGATTATCAGAGATCGTCCGTCCGGGTTCAGGCTGTTTTTATTGCTCCGAGGATCGGTGATGCCGAGGATTCTGCCGTCGCTGATCGTCAACACGTTGGTGGCCACTGCGGTGACGCTGACGCATGGCGATTTGTTTGATCTTAAAATCACACTGACGACGATTCCGTTTACGTTGATCGGACTGCCGATAGCGATTTTTTTGGGATTTCGTAACAATGCAGCTTATGACCGATTTTGGGAAGGGCGCAAATTATGGGGTGAACTGGTCCATAGAAGCCGGAGCTTCTCGCGTCAGTGTCAAAGCCTGATTTCCTATTCGGAACCTGCGGTCGCCAGTCTTGGCCTGGCGGATACGCGCGTGCGCATGATCTACCGTGCAATCGCTTTCGCGCACGCTTTGCGCCATCATCTGCGTGACTGCAATGTTGATACGGAGCTGAAAAGCTTGCTCCTTGAATCTGAATGGCAGCAGATAGACAAGTCGTCAAACAAACCAGATTTCCTCATGATGAGAATGGGGCTGGATCTGCAGCGGTGCATCAAAGAGGGACGAATTGAGCCATGCCTCGCTGGCCAGATAGATGCCAGCTTGTCTTCGATGACGGCCGCAGCTGCGTCTTGCGAGCGCATAAAAAGCACGCCGATTCCATTTTCTTACACACTGTTATTGCATCGAACGGCTTATATCTACTGCTTTCTTTTACCGTTTGGATTGGTCGATTCGATTGGATTTATGACACCGTTTGTGGTCGCCATTGTAGCCTACACATTTTTCGGTCTGGACGCGTTGGGCGATGAGATAGAAGAACCATTTGGCATGGAATCGAATGATCTGCCACTGGATGCAATTTGCCGAACAATCGAAATTAATTTGCGTGAATCGCTAGCAGATAAAAACATTCCACCGCCGCTGGAAGTGGTCAATTATTGCCTGACTTAA
- the hpaR gene encoding homoprotocatechuate degradation operon regulator HpaR: protein MAHRNLPQLFLKARERLMSHFRPILNHFGVTEQQWRILRLLDEHVQLEPRELCEMCQILSSSMTGVLTRMEEVGLISRNAVADDRRRVLVRLAPSGDQLISEIAPLIDLQYQHIEQAFGKPVIVNLLNAFEGFIAVEPESVLHVTLSQRSTDLRAAKSQVKRPAESEKHSADGRKGRKK, encoded by the coding sequence ATAGCCCATCGAAATCTCCCACAACTTTTTCTAAAAGCGCGGGAGCGACTAATGTCTCACTTTCGCCCCATTCTGAATCACTTCGGCGTAACCGAACAACAGTGGAGAATCCTGCGTTTACTGGATGAACATGTGCAACTTGAGCCGCGAGAACTGTGTGAGATGTGCCAAATCCTCAGTTCCAGCATGACCGGCGTCCTAACGCGCATGGAAGAAGTTGGCCTGATCAGCCGCAACGCGGTGGCCGATGACCGGCGACGCGTATTAGTGCGGCTTGCACCAAGTGGCGACCAACTCATCAGCGAGATCGCGCCGTTAATTGACCTGCAGTATCAGCATATTGAACAGGCTTTTGGCAAGCCGGTGATTGTTAATCTGTTGAATGCGTTTGAAGGGTTTATTGCTGTTGAACCAGAGTCGGTTCTACACGTTACGTTATCTCAAAGATCGACTGATTTGAGGGCAGCAAAGAGTCAAGTCAAACGACCGGCAGAAAGCGAGAAGCACTCTGCTGATGGTCGTAAAGGAAGAAAAAAATAG
- a CDS encoding HPP family protein yields the protein MIKKNFIWLWDILTRFDGVDRFERMRACSGALIGITLTGACSYLMLGNSSAALWLIAPMGASAVLLFAVPASPLAQPWSIVGGNLCAGLIGVTCAKLIGEPVLAAGLAAGLAIGAMFWLRCLHPPSGAVALTAVLGGPAIHQLGYTFLLVPVGLNTFLLLLTAILFNNATGRRYPHIAFKDHSNQHALKDPEPTSRVGFTPDDLDVVLSRYNQVLDISRGDLEKIFLETEMEVARRKFGVVTCKELMSRDIVSVDFATELLTAWNLLRTHKLTAIPVLGRGRHVIGIVTKADFVKHIELKHYGQLAKKIRQLLRAIPRAHSSKPEVVGQIMFKDVTVVSEHQAIVELVPLMSDRGYHSIPVVDDDGRLVGMLTQSDLIAGLYKSHLQM from the coding sequence ATGATCAAAAAAAACTTTATATGGCTTTGGGACATTCTCACGCGTTTCGACGGGGTTGATCGTTTTGAGCGGATGCGTGCTTGTTCCGGAGCCTTGATCGGGATCACGCTGACGGGTGCGTGCAGCTATTTAATGTTGGGTAATTCATCGGCGGCGTTATGGTTAATTGCCCCGATGGGCGCGTCTGCGGTGCTGCTATTTGCGGTACCCGCCAGCCCGCTGGCTCAGCCCTGGTCGATTGTCGGTGGTAACCTTTGTGCCGGATTGATCGGTGTCACCTGCGCCAAGCTGATTGGCGAGCCAGTGCTGGCGGCGGGGTTAGCCGCGGGTCTTGCCATTGGGGCCATGTTTTGGTTGCGCTGCTTGCACCCGCCCAGTGGCGCGGTGGCGCTGACGGCAGTTCTCGGCGGCCCTGCAATTCATCAATTGGGTTATACCTTTTTGTTGGTTCCAGTTGGCCTGAATACTTTTTTGCTCTTGCTGACAGCGATACTGTTCAACAACGCTACCGGACGCCGCTATCCGCATATCGCGTTCAAAGATCATAGCAACCAGCATGCACTGAAAGACCCGGAGCCGACCTCGCGCGTGGGTTTTACGCCGGATGATCTGGACGTTGTGTTAAGCCGGTATAACCAGGTACTCGACATTAGTAGGGGCGATCTGGAGAAGATATTTCTGGAGACCGAGATGGAAGTGGCGCGACGCAAGTTTGGCGTCGTGACATGCAAAGAATTAATGTCCCGGGATATCGTTAGTGTTGATTTTGCCACTGAGTTATTAACGGCATGGAATCTGTTGCGGACGCACAAATTGACAGCGATCCCCGTTTTGGGAAGAGGCCGCCATGTGATCGGCATCGTGACGAAAGCTGACTTCGTCAAGCATATCGAGCTCAAGCATTACGGTCAGCTGGCTAAAAAAATAAGACAGCTTTTACGCGCCATTCCACGGGCGCATTCCAGCAAGCCAGAAGTGGTCGGTCAGATTATGTTTAAGGACGTTACGGTTGTCAGCGAGCATCAAGCGATTGTGGAACTGGTTCCTCTAATGTCGGATCGCGGATACCATTCAATACCGGTGGTTGACGATGATGGTCGCTTAGTGGGAATGCTGACGCAATCAGATTTGATCGCGGGCTTGTATAAAAGCCATTTGCAGATGTGA
- a CDS encoding oxidoreductase, protein MTSEISLSDSPVWFITGCSTGFGRELALQVLARGWRVVVTARDQARVADLAAGANGHALALALDVTDSAQITAAVKAAEDHFGAIDVLVNNAGYGYQSSVEEGDEAEIRAQFDANVFGLFAMTRAVLPGMRARHKGHILNITSVAGKVGFPGSGYYAASKHAVEGFSDSLASEVAPLGIHVTCIEPGPFRTDWAGRSLKQTPNLIADYADTAGVRLKGTAASSGDQPGDPQRAAAAMILVTETKNPPHHLVLGTFGVDAVSKKLKAGLEQIEAWRATSIGTDFPKE, encoded by the coding sequence ATGACGTCCGAAATTTCTTTATCAGATTCACCCGTTTGGTTCATCACAGGTTGTTCAACCGGCTTTGGTCGTGAGTTGGCTTTACAGGTCCTCGCACGCGGATGGCGCGTTGTTGTGACCGCACGTGATCAGGCCCGCGTCGCTGATTTGGCCGCAGGTGCGAACGGTCATGCTCTAGCGCTGGCGCTGGATGTGACGGATTCTGCTCAGATCACTGCCGCAGTGAAAGCAGCAGAAGATCATTTTGGCGCAATTGATGTGCTGGTCAATAATGCTGGCTATGGCTATCAATCCTCGGTCGAGGAAGGAGACGAAGCGGAAATACGGGCACAATTCGACGCCAATGTATTCGGTCTGTTCGCCATGACGCGGGCGGTGCTACCCGGCATGCGTGCGCGCCATAAAGGGCATATATTGAATATCACGTCCGTGGCTGGCAAAGTCGGCTTTCCTGGCTCCGGTTATTACGCCGCCAGTAAGCATGCTGTAGAAGGTTTTTCAGATTCTCTGGCATCAGAAGTGGCTCCACTCGGTATTCACGTCACCTGTATTGAACCAGGCCCATTCCGCACTGATTGGGCCGGTCGTTCTTTGAAGCAGACGCCGAACCTGATCGCGGACTATGCCGATACTGCGGGTGTGCGTTTAAAGGGCACAGCCGCTTCCAGTGGCGACCAGCCTGGTGATCCGCAGCGTGCAGCGGCGGCGATGATTCTCGTCACAGAAACAAAAAATCCACCACATCATTTGGTGCTTGGTACATTTGGTGTTGACGCCGTCAGCAAGAAACTCAAAGCTGGCCTGGAACAAATCGAAGCATGGCGTGCTACCAGCATTGGTACTGATTTTCCGAAGGAATGA
- a CDS encoding DUF3300 domain-containing protein translates to MLKNKKTLSLMLSTTLCVAMLPLAGCDKTKAPDQPAVDASPAKPAYVPPTAEQLYQMVGPIALFPDKLVAQVLAGSTYPDQITAADAWLGQNKNLKGAALVAAANQQPWDVSVKGLTTFPDVLDQMTSNIQWTSALGAAYVNDPTDVMNAIQVMRQRASTSGNLKTTKQQKIAVVTRANRTPPQGYVLRPGEPAVYSGPEIIPAPPDMIMIEPTEPDYVYVPTYNPRVVYGDPVAYYPGYSYAPPPPPRYSTGEVVSTGAISFGLGVAVGVVISNSNWGWNSWGMRWGGDRDGGGDRGRGRDDDRGRGDSNGGSDGGGWHRPAVVYNNATYVSRSSTVVNQVTNNNYNNNYNNHNNNSVNNANNNNSINTRNNTTNNGAPGQGGSNSAPANVAPNAAANNVANSNNATRPNFAPQNQQRDFVAGAGLGTAGQGATRAGPPNVNNMNHGQSVQNNGGRAPGPGPAGPAAGVATPGVATPANTAPNFNKMSRPDFSHVAPRGGNVQQNQQRPDGNQANPADSGRPRQNQEHAESNPQNRPAAAAGVQVRPDAAHSPATPVAQHPEQRPQGSPQERPQPQARPQMQSQQQEHAQQQAQQQQAQQQAHAQAQQQERAQAQQQERAQAQQQERAQAQQQGRAQAQQQERAQAQQQERAQAQQQERAQAQQQERAQAQQAQRAQVQQQERSQAQIRPPAQQQERSQPQAQPQAQPHPQAPNNHPEAHEGGGRPHPDKKDENKHE, encoded by the coding sequence ATGTTAAAAAACAAGAAGACACTGTCATTGATGCTCAGCACTACGCTTTGTGTGGCAATGTTACCGCTGGCAGGATGCGATAAAACCAAAGCGCCAGATCAACCGGCGGTAGACGCGTCTCCGGCTAAGCCTGCTTACGTGCCGCCGACAGCGGAACAGCTGTATCAAATGGTAGGGCCGATCGCGCTGTTTCCAGATAAGTTGGTGGCGCAGGTTTTGGCTGGCTCGACCTATCCTGATCAGATTACCGCTGCGGATGCCTGGTTGGGACAGAACAAAAATCTCAAAGGCGCTGCATTGGTGGCCGCAGCAAATCAGCAACCGTGGGATGTCAGCGTAAAAGGCTTGACCACGTTCCCGGATGTGCTGGATCAAATGACGTCAAATATTCAGTGGACCTCGGCTTTGGGTGCAGCTTATGTGAATGATCCGACGGACGTAATGAATGCGATCCAGGTCATGCGTCAACGCGCTTCCACCAGCGGAAATTTGAAAACTACGAAGCAGCAAAAGATCGCCGTCGTGACGCGTGCCAACCGGACACCGCCACAAGGTTATGTATTGCGGCCGGGTGAGCCAGCTGTGTATTCGGGGCCTGAAATCATTCCCGCCCCGCCTGACATGATCATGATCGAACCGACAGAGCCGGACTACGTTTATGTCCCGACTTACAATCCGCGAGTGGTCTATGGCGATCCTGTCGCCTATTACCCTGGCTATAGTTATGCGCCACCGCCGCCACCACGCTATAGCACTGGCGAGGTGGTTAGCACCGGCGCGATTTCATTCGGCCTCGGCGTTGCAGTAGGTGTTGTGATTAGCAATTCGAACTGGGGTTGGAATTCGTGGGGAATGCGTTGGGGCGGTGATCGCGATGGCGGCGGAGATAGAGGACGTGGGCGAGATGATGACCGTGGTCGGGGTGATAGTAATGGTGGATCAGATGGCGGTGGATGGCATCGGCCTGCAGTGGTGTATAACAACGCGACCTATGTGTCGCGATCTTCTACGGTTGTTAATCAGGTCACTAATAACAATTACAACAATAATTACAATAACCATAACAATAACTCGGTCAATAACGCGAACAATAACAACAGCATCAATACCCGTAATAATACAACGAATAATGGTGCTCCCGGTCAGGGCGGTAGTAACAGTGCGCCAGCCAATGTTGCACCTAATGCGGCAGCCAACAACGTGGCAAATTCGAACAATGCTACTCGACCAAATTTCGCACCCCAAAATCAGCAGCGAGATTTTGTAGCCGGAGCCGGACTTGGAACCGCGGGACAAGGGGCGACCAGAGCAGGGCCACCGAATGTTAATAATATGAATCACGGTCAGTCTGTTCAAAACAATGGTGGACGCGCACCAGGACCTGGCCCCGCTGGACCTGCTGCGGGCGTCGCTACGCCGGGCGTCGCAACGCCGGCCAACACAGCGCCAAATTTCAATAAAATGAGTCGGCCTGATTTCAGTCATGTCGCGCCGCGTGGTGGTAACGTGCAACAGAACCAACAACGCCCAGATGGCAATCAGGCGAACCCTGCGGATAGTGGCAGACCGCGGCAGAATCAAGAGCATGCGGAGAGCAACCCGCAAAACAGACCGGCTGCTGCTGCCGGAGTGCAGGTACGACCAGATGCGGCGCATTCACCAGCCACCCCGGTTGCACAGCATCCAGAACAACGTCCTCAAGGATCACCACAGGAACGGCCTCAACCTCAGGCGCGTCCACAGATGCAATCGCAGCAGCAAGAGCACGCGCAGCAGCAGGCGCAACAGCAGCAGGCGCAACAGCAAGCTCATGCCCAAGCACAACAGCAGGAGCGTGCCCAAGCACAACAGCAGGAGCGTGCCCAAGCACAACAGCAGGAGCGTGCTCAAGCACAGCAGCAGGGACGTGCTCAAGCACAGCAGCAGGAACGTGCTCAAGCACAGCAGCAGGAACGTGCTCAAGCACAGCAGCAGGAACGTGCTCAAGCACAGCAGCAGGAACGTGCTCAAGCACAGCAGGCACAGCGCGCTCAGGTGCAACAGCAGGAGCGTTCCCAAGCGCAAATACGGCCACCGGCCCAACAGCAAGAACGTTCTCAACCGCAAGCGCAGCCGCAGGCACAGCCTCACCCACAAGCGCCTAACAATCATCCTGAGGCGCATGAAGGTGGTGGTCGCCCTCATCCAGATAAGAAGGATGAAAACAAGCATGAATGA
- a CDS encoding DUF3096 domain-containing protein yields the protein MNIHITIVPLVSLLAGILILVMPRLLNFIIAIYLIAIGVIGLFGNHLHL from the coding sequence ATGAACATTCACATCACCATCGTGCCGTTAGTTTCTCTACTTGCAGGTATTCTTATTTTAGTCATGCCGCGTCTGCTAAACTTTATTATCGCCATTTATTTGATTGCGATAGGCGTCATTGGGTTGTTTGGAAATCATTTACATTTGTAA
- a CDS encoding MFS transporter codes for MDGTVSMQVGHGPQAAARLERLPVSGYHKMIFFIIALAFFFDSIDLGMMTFVLGSIKTEFGLSTQAAGALASMSFVGMVLGAAMSGMLADRFGRKPVFQISMIIWGVASYLCSTAPDATTLGLYRFLLGLGMGMEFPVAQTLMSEFIPAKARGRYVALMDGFWPLGFITAGLISYFVLSSYNWRSVFVVLAIPALFLLVVRRFIPESPRWLEHVGRHEEAEATLEKFESKVKRSLKLQVLPEPLWSIGALPSGSTSRKTNSFMALWSPQHRTRTIMIWGLWFFALLGFYGLTTWLGALLQQGGFAVTKSVLYTVVISLGGIPGFLTAAWLVEKWGRKPTCIASLLGGALMAYLYGKSAMSGHENALIASGLCMQFFLFGMWAVLYTYTPELYSTGVRATGSGFASAIGRVGSLLGPYAVGVVLPTWGQGGVFTVGALCFVVAAALVFFLGIETRGLALEELSAD; via the coding sequence ATGGATGGAACAGTATCAATGCAGGTTGGACATGGTCCGCAGGCAGCGGCACGGTTAGAGCGCTTGCCGGTCAGTGGCTATCACAAGATGATTTTTTTTATCATCGCACTGGCATTTTTCTTCGATTCGATTGATCTTGGGATGATGACCTTTGTATTGGGCTCAATAAAAACCGAGTTTGGATTATCCACCCAAGCGGCTGGTGCGTTAGCGAGCATGAGTTTTGTTGGCATGGTGTTGGGTGCGGCGATGTCAGGGATGTTGGCCGACCGCTTTGGCCGCAAACCGGTATTTCAGATCAGCATGATTATTTGGGGTGTGGCCAGCTACCTATGCTCGACGGCACCCGATGCGACCACGCTGGGACTGTATCGTTTTCTGCTAGGGCTGGGAATGGGGATGGAATTTCCGGTGGCGCAAACATTGATGTCGGAATTTATCCCCGCGAAGGCACGTGGCAGGTACGTGGCGCTGATGGATGGATTTTGGCCTCTGGGTTTTATCACCGCTGGGCTGATTTCGTATTTTGTATTGTCTTCCTATAACTGGCGCAGCGTGTTTGTGGTGCTAGCAATACCGGCATTATTTTTGCTAGTGGTACGCCGCTTCATTCCAGAATCGCCGCGTTGGCTCGAACATGTCGGACGCCACGAAGAGGCTGAGGCAACGCTGGAAAAATTCGAGAGTAAAGTAAAACGCAGTCTCAAACTTCAGGTATTACCTGAGCCACTATGGTCAATCGGCGCGTTACCGTCCGGATCAACGTCACGTAAAACCAATTCCTTCATGGCGCTGTGGTCGCCACAACACCGCACGCGGACTATCATGATCTGGGGTCTGTGGTTCTTTGCGTTGCTCGGTTTTTATGGCTTAACTACGTGGTTGGGTGCGCTGTTGCAACAAGGCGGTTTTGCGGTGACCAAGTCGGTGTTGTATACCGTGGTGATTTCACTTGGCGGGATTCCCGGATTTTTGACGGCAGCATGGCTAGTCGAAAAATGGGGGCGTAAGCCGACTTGCATCGCCTCTCTGCTAGGCGGTGCATTGATGGCCTACTTGTATGGAAAAAGCGCGATGAGCGGTCATGAAAATGCATTGATTGCGAGCGGCTTGTGTATGCAGTTTTTCTTGTTCGGAATGTGGGCTGTGCTGTATACCTACACCCCTGAACTGTATTCAACCGGTGTCCGCGCAACGGGGTCCGGCTTTGCTTCCGCGATTGGTCGCGTGGGTTCTTTGCTAGGCCCTTATGCTGTTGGCGTGGTGCTGCCGACATGGGGGCAGGGTGGCGTGTTTACGGTCGGGGCGCTATGTTTTGTTGTTGCTGCTGCATTGGTATTTTTTCTGGGGATTGAAACCCGTGGATTGGCTTTGGAGGAATTGTCGGCTGATTAG
- the dapA gene encoding 4-hydroxy-tetrahydrodipicolinate synthase: MSIFKGIWVPLVTPFMQSHDQKIDLDAAQKLAVHVIESGVHGLVVGGTTGEAATLSEDEQALLLAAVIEAVDGRCPVVMGIGGSDTRALTDRVRRFNAYALAGYLISAPAYVRPSQLGIVRHFQTLAEHTDRPIIIYNIPARTGVNITLTTVELLAQDPQFCGIKESSGDVLQLTELIENTRLQVFCGDDTLIFPTFLLGGHGAISAAAHIRPDLYVQLYALMQTGDNVQARAIFDSLLPLIRILFSEPNPGPLKAALSMQNRIQEELRLPMTAMTASGRRRLEKALEGVMGLPVYSPLINRVLTDDADRTQFFRSALTSV; this comes from the coding sequence ATGTCTATTTTTAAAGGAATCTGGGTTCCTCTAGTGACACCTTTCATGCAATCGCATGATCAAAAAATCGATTTGGATGCAGCGCAAAAACTAGCCGTGCATGTAATCGAAAGTGGCGTGCATGGTTTGGTCGTTGGCGGCACGACTGGTGAGGCAGCGACTTTGTCGGAGGACGAGCAAGCTTTGCTGTTGGCTGCGGTGATTGAAGCGGTAGACGGACGCTGCCCAGTTGTAATGGGCATCGGCGGCAGCGATACCCGCGCTTTAACCGATAGAGTGCGACGTTTTAATGCTTATGCGCTAGCGGGATATCTGATATCGGCACCCGCGTATGTGCGGCCGTCCCAATTGGGTATAGTGCGTCACTTTCAAACATTAGCTGAGCACACCGATCGACCAATTATTATCTATAACATTCCTGCTCGTACCGGCGTGAATATCACATTGACGACGGTCGAGCTGCTTGCGCAAGACCCGCAATTTTGTGGGATCAAAGAGAGTAGCGGCGATGTTTTACAACTGACTGAGTTGATTGAGAATACGCGTTTGCAGGTTTTTTGTGGTGACGATACTCTGATTTTTCCAACATTTTTATTGGGAGGACACGGTGCCATTTCTGCTGCTGCGCATATTCGTCCAGATTTATATGTCCAGCTATATGCGCTGATGCAAACGGGCGATAATGTGCAGGCACGTGCCATTTTCGATAGCCTTTTGCCGCTTATTCGGATCTTGTTTTCGGAGCCTAATCCCGGCCCCTTGAAGGCTGCATTGTCTATGCAGAATCGGATTCAGGAGGAGTTGCGATTGCCAATGACGGCGATGACGGCGTCTGGGCGGCGGCGCTTGGAGAAAGCTCTGGAAGGCGTTATGGGGTTACCGGTATATTCTCCTTTGATTAACCGTGTTTTAACGGATGACGCTGACCGAACACAATTCTTCAGATCGGCATTGACGTCGGTATGA